From the genome of Atribacterota bacterium:
AATTTTTTCAATATAACCTTCAAATTTTGGAGAGAGTTCTTCTTGTAAATGCTTCACTTTTTCTATGAAAGGAGTTTTATTAGATATTTCATTTATTTCCATAGTTTCACTTATTCTTTCAAGTGCTTCTTTCTCCTGTCTAGCCCATTCTTCCTTTACAAATTCTTGTGCTTCTTTACTTACTTTAAGGAAAATATCCTGATGTTCTTTGCTAAGTTTATTCCAGACATCAAGACTGATTACTAAATTATCTGGAATCATCATATGCTCATCTAAAGAGAAGTACTTTGCTACTTCATTGTGTTTCATTCTATCAACACTGGGAGGATTATTTTCAGCGCCGTCGATTACTCCCGTTTGAATAGCAGTATATACCTCGGAAAAGGCAGTTGTTGTAGGAGACGCACCAAAGGCTTCCATGGTCTTAATCATTATATCGCTTCCCATTACTCTTATTTTAAGACCTTTTAGATCATCAGGAGTATGAATAGATCGTACATTATTATAAAAACTCCTTGCACCGGCATCAACCCAAAATAATAATTTTAATCCTGCTTCTTCTGTATATCTGGCAATCTCTTCCCCAACTTCTCCTTCCAGTATTTTCCAATAATGATCTTTATCTCTAAATAAATATGGGATGCTAAAAATATCCATCATGGGGACAAAATTGCATAACCATCCACAAGAAGTTTTAGACAGTTCCAAAACGCCTGATTGGACTTGCTCTATGGTTTCACCTAAATCACCGAGAACAGCATTGGGATAGAGGGTTATTTTAATCTGACCATTGGTTTCTGCAGCAATCCGATCAGCAAAAAATTTAAAGCCCTTTTCACCAGGTGCAGTCTCTGGTTGATCGGAAGAAAGCCTCATATTGATTACATTTTGTGCCATAGCAGTAGAACTTAAAAACATTATTAATGTAAGTAAACAAGCAATAAAAATAGAATATTTTTTCATTATATATTTCCCCTTTTTTATTTTATATTACTTTTTTTCTTGATTTAAATGATTTGGATATACAAATTAAACCTACACCCATCACCTCCTATATTTATTCTAATATGTATTTTAAATGGCTTATTTTGTATGATTGTTTTAAAAAATTTATAAACAAATATCTCTAAATAAAACTTAAATATCCTTTAAATAGAATAGCATTGCAATTCAATAAAAGTCAAAAATATTTTCTTTTTTTACTTATAGGCAATAGAAAATCTTGCCAAAATAAATATTAGTTTTACTACCTGTCACTGTGTATGTGATAGAGAATGTAGATTTTCATAGAACTATATTTGATAGAATTTTTTGAATATAAATGTGTGGAATTGCAAAATAGTCGTGAGTCGATGGCATTAAGTACTTAATTTTTGAACAATATGAAAATAAATATCTGTTCAGGTATTATTGGATGAGGTTATCACACCTGTATCTTAAGTTCAGTAAATATAATATATGGGCTTTCAATGAAAATAGAAATAGTCATTCGCAATGACAGGAGGGTTGGCGATTTGTAAGGTCAAAAGTTATATCTTATATGGTATAAAGTTATATCAGGTTATAATTAGAATGCTAAAGAAGAACAAGACGAGCAAATGCTCGTCTTGCAATAAAAACAGTTATAGGTAGTTTTATCATTGTAATATTGTAAAAATTTTTTTGACTAATAATTAAGAATTATTTTTTAAAAACTCAGATGCAGATTTCAAGTAATGAGCAGCCTTTTCTACTATCTGGGGTTCTATTTTAAAAACTTCCCGCCAGCCATTTTCAATGCTGCCGGTATATTCACGAGCCGCCCAGGGTCCGGTTCCTACCTGGAAACCATTGGTCCAGAAATAAAAGGGCGGCAACTGGATGTCGAAATATTCCAGATAAGCCAGTAAATCTTCATGATTCCAATTATAGATAGGAGCATAACGAACCACTC
Proteins encoded in this window:
- a CDS encoding TRAP transporter substrate-binding protein — its product is MKKYSIFIACLLTLIMFLSSTAMAQNVINMRLSSDQPETAPGEKGFKFFADRIAAETNGQIKITLYPNAVLGDLGETIEQVQSGVLELSKTSCGWLCNFVPMMDIFSIPYLFRDKDHYWKILEGEVGEEIARYTEEAGLKLLFWVDAGARSFYNNVRSIHTPDDLKGLKIRVMGSDIMIKTMEAFGASPTTTAFSEVYTAIQTGVIDGAENNPPSVDRMKHNEVAKYFSLDEHMMIPDNLVISLDVWNKLSKEHQDIFLKVSKEAQEFVKEEWARQEKEALERISETMEINEISNKTPFIEKVKHLQEELSPKFEGYIEKIQAVE